The DNA window ATGCACGAAGTTGGAGCGGGAATAACGCCCGACACCGCCGGAATGGCAGGCGCCTGCTGCGCGCGCGATCTGATCGACCGACCGACTCTTGAGCCGGACATCCGCCGCCTGACCCTGCATGTGAAGGGATTTCTTGGCGACACCCGAAGAGTGCGCACGAAGCATCGCGTTGGTTTGCGCGGTGCGATAGCCCGAAAGCAGCATATAGGGTTCGCGCACATCCATGAGGCCATGCGCGGCCGCCAGGATGTCGAGATTGCGAAGGTCCATCGGGATCACCGAGCCCGAACGCCAGTCGCGCATGAAGTGGTTGATTTCCTTGACTGCCTCGCCGACATACTCGCCGTCGATCCAGTATACAGTGTCGATGCTTTCGCCGGTTCGGCCCGAATACATCCGCAGGCGCCGCACATCGCCAGCCCCGCGCATCAGTCCGAAAGCATTCGAATATGTCGGTGCAGCCACCGCGGCAGTCGCCGCAAAAGCCGCCAACACGCCACGGCGTGTGAAACAGTTTCTGGGTGTCGTCATGTTTGCTCCGCCTGCCCCAATTCGCTCCAATCCCGCGTTTTCGCGGTGTTTTTTATGGTCGGGCCCGTCCCCGGAACCCTGCCACCCTATCTCATAACTCGGCGGCCGGGCCAAGGAAGGAATCGCCGCACCCCCTTCGGGGTGGGTCAAATTGGCAAGATCTTGCTCATTTCGGGGGCGCGCGACGTTTTTTTCACGATGAGGCGGAACGGCCACGGTTAACCCCGCGTTTTGGTTGTGGCGCCTAATCTAAGTGGACAGAACTTCGGAATTGCCCGATTGTGGGTGCCATTCGCGCGACTGGAACTGCCTGACGGGAAAGAATTGATGCCCATGACCTTCCTCCGCGGGGCCGCTTTTGCGGGCCTTGCAGCCGCTTGCCTTGGGGTTGCGGCCCCGGCCCTTGCCGAGACCGAAATGACCGCCTTCAAGCAAGCGGTCGCTGCCGCCGCCGCGCAGGACGATGCGATCTCCGCCTTCTATCGCGACCGCGATTATGCGCCGTTCTGGACCTCGGCCGAGGCCGAGGCGCGTCGCCGCGCGCTGGTGACGGTCCTGCAGGACGCCTCGGCACAGGGGCTTCCGGCCGCCCGCTACGATGTCGAACGCCTGGTCGAGACCTTCCGTGACGCCCGTACCCAGCGCGGCATCGGCCGGGCCGAGGTCGCGGCGATGCGGATGTATCTCGACTATGCGCATGACGCGAGCCGGGGCGTTCTCACCCCGGGGGCGGTGCTGTCCGAGATCAAGCGCAAGCTCGATCGGCCCGCGCCCGCGACGCTGATCGCGAGGCTTGCCGCGGCACCCTCGCCGCTGGCCTATCTGCGCGGCCTCTCGCCGCAAAGCCCCGAATATGCCCGCCTGATGCGCGAGAAGATCCGGCTTGAACGACTGATCGCCGAAGGCGGCTGGGGGCCCGAGATCGGCGCCGTCGGCAAGATCGAGCCCGGCCAGTCCGGCCCGCGCGTCATCGCGCTGAGAAACCGCCTGATCGCGATGGGCTACCTGCCGCGCATCGCGACCCAGACCTATGATGCCACGCTGCAGAAGGCGGTGCAGGCCTTCCAGTTCGACCACGGGCTCAATGCCGATGGCATTGTCGGCCCCAGCACCCTCGAAGAGCTCGACGTCCCGCCCGAACGCCGCCTGCGCTCGGTGCTGGTGGCGATGGAGCGCGAGCGCTGGCTGGGCAATGCGCGCGGGGACCGGCATGTGCTGGTCAACATCGCCGATTTCCATGCCAGTATCGTCGATCACGGCGAGACCGTCTTCGAGACCCGTTCGGTCGTCGGCCGCAATGCGCGCGACTACCGGACGCCGGAATTCTCGGACATGATGAACCACATGGTCGTCAATCCGACCTGGAACGTGCCGCGCTCGATCGCCGTGCGCGAATACCTGCCGCAATTCCAGAACAACCCCAACGCGGCCGGGCATCTGATGCTGGTCGACGGCGCGGGGCGCGTGGTCACCCGTGCCGCGGTCGATTTCAGCAAATATACCGCGTCGAATTTCCCCTTCGACCTCAAGCAGCCGCCGTCAAACGGCAATGCGCTTGGGCGGGTGAAGTTCATGTTCCCCAACCGCTACAACATCTACCTGCACGACACGCCGTCGAAGTCGCTGTTCAATCGCGAGACCCGCGCTTTCAGCCATGGCTGCATCCGGCTCAACGATCCGTTCGACTTTGCCTATGCACTGCTCGCCGGGCAGACCGACGACCCGAAGGGACTGTTCGAGTCCAAGCTGCGCAGCGGTCGCGAGACCCGTGTCAATCTTGACCCGCCGCTGCCGGTGCATCTGATCTACCGCACCGCGATGGGCAATCCCAAGGGGCGGATGCAGTATCGTCGCGATGTCTACGGGCGCGACGGTGCCATTTTCGACGCATTGCAGGCCGCCGGGGTGGCGCTGCCCGAGGTTCAGGGCTAAATCTCCCGCCAGAACCAGCCGGGGCGCCCTGGGGCGTTCCGGATAATCGGGCAGGAGAACGGCATGAGCTTCACGATCCAGGAGATCGCAACCGCCCTTGGCGCACCCGCCGAGGGCGCTCTCGACTTCAAGGTGACCGGTGCGGCGGAACCGATGGCGGCGCGCGCGGACCAGCTGGCTTTGGCCATGGACCCGAAATATGCCGACGGTCTGACCGAAGGCGCGGCGCAGGCCGCGGTCTTGTGGTCGGGCGCCGACTGGCGGGCGATGGGGCTGAAGGCCGCGATCTTCGCGCCGCGCCCCCGTCTGGCCATGGCCGGGCTGACCCGGATGATGGATCCGGGCCCCGAAATCGGCCCCGGCATCCACCCGACCGCCATCGTCGATCCCTCGGCCATGATCGGGCCGGGGGCTGCCATCGGCCCCTATGCGGTGATCGGTGCGCGGGCCCGGATCGGTGCCAATGCCCGCATCGCCGCCCATGCGGTGGTGGCCGAGGATGTGCGCATCGGCGATGATGTTCTGCTGATGTATGGCGTCCGGATCTGCGCCCGGGTCACGATCGGCGACCGCTTCATCGCCCAGCCGGGCGCGACGGTGGGCGGAGACGGCTTTTCCTTCGTTACCCCCGAGAAATCGGCGGTCGAGGCGGTGCGCGAGACCCTGGGCGACACCGGCAGCGCGCGTCAGCAGCGTTACACCCGCATCCATTCGCTGGGCTCTGTCACGATCGGCGACGATGTCGAGCTGGGTGCCAATTCGACCATCGACCGGGGCACGATCCGCGACACGAGCATCGGCTCGGGCACCAAGATCGACAACCTCGTGCAGATCGGCCACAACTGCCAGGTTGGCGAAGACTGCCTGATGTGCGGCCTGGTGGGCGTCGCCGGTTCGGCCCGGATCGGCAACCGTGTGGTGCTGGCCGGGCAGGTCGGGGTCAATGACAACATCTTCGTCGGCGATGACGTGATCGCGGGCGGCGCGACCAAGATCTTTTCCAATGCGCCGGCCGGCCGGGTGCTGCTGGGCTATCCCGCGATGCGGATGGAAACCCATATCGAATCCTACAAGGGCCTGCGCCGCCTGCCGCGGCTGTTCGCTCAGGTGGCCGAGCTGCAAAAAGCGGTTTCAAAGCTGGCCGATAGAGACTAAACCCACGCTGATTCAAGGGCAGAGAGGCTTTTCATGTCTGATAGCGTCAAGGACAAGGTGATCGAGATCATCGCTGAACAGGCGGTGCTGGAGCCCTCGGACGTGAAGATGGACTCGACGCTGGAAGATCTCGGGATCGACAGCCTCGGCCTGGTCGAGTCGATCTTCGCGATCGAAGAGGCCTTCGACATCCAGGTGCCGTTCAACGCCAACGAACCCACCGAAAGCGAATTCGACATCTCCTCGGTCGAGGCCATCGTGAAAGCCGTGGAAGGCCTGGTTGCCGAAAAACAGGCATGAAGCGCGTCGTCATTACCGGCCAGGGCACGATCAACGCGCTCGGCCATTCGGTCGCCGAGACCCTGGCTGCGTTCCGCGAGGGGCGCTGCGGGATCGGCGAGCTTGACCTTCGCGATATCGAGCGGCTGTCGATCCGGATCGGCGGTCAGGTCCGGGGCTATGACCCCGAGGCCCATTTCAACCGCCAACAGATCGCGCTTTACGACCGTTTCACCCAGTTCACGCTGCTGGCGGCCCAACAGGCGGTCGGGCAGTCCGGGCTGACCTTCGACGGCGAGCTGTCTGAAGAGGCAGGCGTGGTGCTCGGGACCTCGGGCGGCGGCATGAACACGCTCGACGAGAATTACCGCTCGGTCTACGAGGAGGGCAAGAACCGCGTTCACCCCTTCGTCGTGCCGAAGCTGATGAACAATGCGGCCGCGAGCCATGTCTCGATGGCCTATAATCTCAAGGGGCCGAGTTTCACCGTGGCGACGGCCTGTGCCTCGTCGAACCACGCGATGGGGCAGGCCTTCCAGATGATCCGTTCGGGGCTGAGCCGGGTGATGGTCACCGGCGGCTCGGAATCGATGCTGTGCTTCGGTGGGATCAAGGCCTGGGAAGGGCTGCGGGTGATGTCGAAGGATGCCTGCCGCCCGTTCAGTGCCAATCGCAACGGCATGGTCCAGGGCGAGGGCGCGGCGGTCTTCGTCTTCGAGGATTACGACCATGCCAAGGCCCGTGGTGCCGAGATCCTGGCCGAGGTGATCGGTTTCGCCATGACCTCGGATGCTTCCGACATCGTGATGCCCTCGCGTCAGGGCGCGGCCCGTGCCATCTCGGGGGCGCTGCGCGATGCCCGGCTCGCGCCCGGGGATGTCGGCTATATCAATGCCCATGGCACAGGTACTGCGGCCAATGACAAGACCGAATGCGCGGCGGTGGCCGATGTCTTCGGTGCCGATGCCGACCGGCTGATGATGTCCTCGACCAAGTCGATGCATGGCCATCTGATCGGCGGCACCGGCGCGGTCGAGCTTCTGGCCTGCATCATGGCGCTGCGCGAGGGGGTGATCCCGCCGACGGTCAGCTATCAGGAGCCGGACCCGGAATGTGCGCTCGACGTGGTCCCGAATGTGGCGCGCGAGGCGCAGGTCAGCGCTGTGCTGTCGAATGCCTTCGCCTTCGGCGGGCTCAACGCGGTTCTGGCGCTGCGCAAGGTCTGATCCTGTCGCGCCGGTCTTCAGGGTCTCCTGACAAGAAACGCCGCCCCGAGGGGCGGCGTTTTTCTGTCCGGATCACGCGGGAAGATCCGTGTCTCAGTTGCCCGACATCGTCGACAGCGCGTCGTCGAATGCGGCGGTGAAGCCCGAAAGCGACATCTTGATATCGGCTCTCTGGTCCGGGGCGGCCAGCGGAACGATCGAGACGGTGGCTCCCTTGCCGCCCTTGAAGGCCGCGAGATCCTCGGCCGACAGCGCAAAGCGCACCACGCAGGCTTGCGGGGTACAGAAGGAGAAGCGATAGCGCTTCGCCTGAGCGGAATCGATCTGGATCCGCAGATCCTCCGACAGCAGCGTCTCGAGCGGGGTCGCAATCTCGACGGCTGCGACGCGCGGCGCTGCCGCCGGCGGCATCGGCGCGACCGAAATCTGCGCCACGGCATTGTCGTCACTGTCGCGCATCAGTTGCTGCATGTTGCAGGATTCGCGCTCTTCGATCTCGACGCAGATCACGCGCCAGTCCTTGAAGGTGTCCTTCACGAAGGCCTTCGGCGCCTGTGGCGCCTCTTCCTGGCCCATCTGCAGATCTCCGGCCGGAGTGCTTTCGACCTGGGCCGGAGCCGCGTTGCCCTCGGGCTGGGCCGGGGCCTCCTGGGCCAGAGCCGGCGCCGCGATCGCGGTCATGAGGGCCAGTCCAAGGGGTCCGATAAACTCTCGCATCGTCATGCCTGCCTTTCTTGGATGCTCGTCGCTGCCGGTCTACACCAGCTGCGACCTGCTGTCAGTGGGCAATTGCAGGGCAGGCAAGGCTTTTCCAGACGTGAAAAAAGGGCCGCGCCGCGACCCTTTTCCCTTAGTGCTTGCTCCCTGTCGGACGGGCCGACCTTTTTTTGATGAAGGACAGGCTACGAAGTTTGCCAGGGAGCGTCAACATGCAAAGATTATTGCGCGCGCAACCTGGGGGCGACAAAAAAAGGCCGCATCGCGGAGATGCGGCCAGTCCATCAGGGAGGAAGACCCGCCCGAACCGAAGGCCCGGAAAGCAGGATAGGAAGAAGATTGGCAGCGAAAAGTTAAATAAGTATTGTCCAATCCGCCTAAAGTTTTCGAAGAAACAAAGTCGGCGGGGCAGGAGGTCGGTTTTCTGCGACGATGAGGCGCAGATTGCAGTCGCCCTGCCGCTGTCCGAAATCCCCGGGCGTATATTCGCTTCATCAACCGTCTGTTCAGCGCGGCCCCTCGCTGTCGCGGCCTCGCCCGGCGAGACCCGCGCGTCCCTAAGAATGCCCGCGCGGACAGCCCTCTCTTCTTCCTGGCGGAAATACCCCGCGCCGCAGGCGCCGCGCCCGGAACGGGCGCGGCTGGGCCCAAGCCCGGACAAGGGGCGCCGGAGGCGCCCTGCCGGCCGGGGGCGGGAGCGCCCCGGTTGTCAGAGTGGACGGATTTTCAGCCGGGTGATCCGGTTCGCCTGGCGCTGCAGCACTTCGAAACGAAAGCCGTGGAACGAGAACACCTGGCCCGGGGTCGGGATCGACTGGGCTTCGTGAATCACCAGCCCCGCAATGGTATTGGCCTCGTCGTCGGGCAGGTTCCAGTCCATCGCCCGGTTCAGATCGCGGATCGTCATCGCGCCATCGACCAGCACCGCCCCGTCCTCGCTGCGGCGCAGCGGGCGCTCGCTGTCGACATCGAACTCGTCGGTGATCTCGCCGACGATCTCTTCCAGGATGTCCTCCAGCGTGATCAGCCCCCGCAACGAGCCGTATTCGTCGACCACCAGCGCGAAATGGGTGTGGCGACGCAGGAACTCGCGCATCTGGTCGTCAAGCGTGGTGGTGTCGGGCACGAAATAGGGCTTGCGTGCCAGTTCGAGCACGCGCATCTCCGACAGCTTCTCGGGCGAGCCGTCGGGGCCGCGCATCAGCCGCTCGACCGCGCGCAGAAGATCCTTGGCATGGATCACACCGATGATGTTCTCGGGGTCGCCCTTGTAGATCGGCAGCCGCGTATGCGAGCTTTCAAGGCATTGCGACAGGATCGCCTCGGGCGGCAGGTCGGCATCGACCACCTCGATCTGTGAGCGGTGCAGCATGATCTCCTCGACGGTCCGGTCGCCGAGATCGAGCGCGCCGAGAATGCGGTCGCGGTCTTCCTTTTCAACCACGCCTTCGGAATGCCCGAGCTGCAGCGCTCCGGCGATCTCGTCGCGCACCGCCATGATCTGGCTGTCGGGATCGGCCCGGACGCCGAACAGGGCCAGGATCTGCCGCACCAGAACGCGCACCGCGCTGACGATCGGCGACAGGATCAGGATGATCAGCCGGATCAGGGGCGAGACCCGCGAGGCAGCGAGTTCGGGATTGGTGATGGCATAGGTCTTGGGCAGCACCTCGGCGAAGACCAGCACCACGAGCGTCATCACCAGCGTCGCCAGCGCCACGCCCGAATCGCCGAAGATCCTGGTGAAAAGCGAGGTCGCGAGCGAGGTCGCGAGGATGTTGACGAAGTTGTTTCCCAGCAGAACCGAGCCGATCAGGCGCTCGTTGTCCTCGGTAATGTCGAGCGCGGTCTGGGCACCGCTCTCGCCCTTGTCGGCCCGGGCCCGGAGCTTGCCGCGCGAGGCGGCCGTCAACGCGGTTTCCGACCCCGAGAAAAAGGCCGACATCAGCAGCAGGGCAATGATGGCGCTGGCTGAAATGAATAAGGCCGCATCTGCGACCGCGGTGGGGGTGTCCATGGATCTCTCTGTTCGGGATCGTCCCTCTGGTTATGGGGGCAGGGGGGCGCCCGTTCAAGACGGATCGGCGTCGCGGGCCAGAGGATGATGCGTCAGAACCAGCTCGCGCAGCCGCTCGTCCAGCACATGGGTGTAGATTTCGGTGGTGGCGATATCGGCATGGCCCAGAAGGGTCTGGATCGCGCGCAGGTCGGCGCCCCCGGCCAGAAGATGGGTGGCGAAGGCATGACGCAGCGTATGCGGCGTGACCCGGGTCGGATCGACCGCGCCCGCCAGCGCGAATTCCTTGATCAGCACATAGAACCGGTGCCGGGTCAGATGCCCGTCCCGGCCGCGGCCCGGAAAGAGATAGCGGCTGGCGGGCTGCCCCCTGGCCTGGGCGGCCTCTTCGGCCGCGTCGCGCTCGGCAAGCCAGGCGGTCAGCGCGTCGCGCGCGTCCCGGGTCAGCGGCACCATCCGTTCCTTGCCGCCCTTGCCCCGGACCAGCAGCATGCGCGGATCGCCCCGCGCCGCGGCGACCGGCAGCGTGACCAGCTCGCTCACGCGCATGCCCGTCGCATAGAGCACCTGCATCAGGCATGTATTGCGGATCGCGTCGCGGGGGCTCTGGCCCGCGGCCGCGATCAGGCGCTCGACCTCGTCATGGCTCAGCGTCATCGGCAGGCTTCGCGCCCGGCCGGGGCCGCGGATCTGCAGCGCCGGATTGTCCGGCCGCCAGCCCTCCTCATAGGCGAAGCGGTAGAGCTGCTTGATCGCCGACAGCCGCCGCGCGCGTGTCGTCCTGGCCAGCCCCTCAGCCTCGCAGGCGACGAGATAGGCGGTGATGAGGGGTTCGTCGGCAGTTTCGAAGCACCGCTTCCGGCGCTCGAGAAAACCCGCGAAATCCTTCAGATCGCGGCCATAGGCAAGCTGGGTATTGGCGGTCGCGTCCTGTTCGGCGGCCTTGGCCTCGAGAAAGGCCGAGATCCAGCGCGCGGCATCCGGCGTCATCCCCGCCGCTCCAGCAGCATCAGTTGCAGCGCCGATTTGCGGGCCGCGTCCTCGAGCCCGAGCTGGCGCAACAACCCCAGCCCGCGGGTCACGTCGAGAATGTCGCCCTGCGCGCCGTCGGTCAGCAGATCGATGGCAGCAAGGACGGCCTCGCCAAGCCGGCCCTCCTCGATCAGCCGCGACGGGCCTGCCCCCAGCCCGGGCCGGTCGAAGCCGTCCCGCAGCGCGGCGGCCAGCGAACCCAGCGGCGGCACCCCCTGCAATTCGCCGCCCCGGGCGATGCCGACCAGAAACGCCTCTTCGTTGGTCTGCGGCTCGCGGCCCTGGGCGATGGCTTCATATTCGTCGCTGAGCAGACCGATCCGGAACGCCAGCGCCCCGGTCGCGCCGGGCAGGGTCAGCCGCGCCAGCCGCGGTCCGTAAAGCTGGGCGAAGGGCACTTCGAGCTCTGCCGAGGCCATGGCCTTCCAGGCCGGGGCAAGGGTTTCGGTCACCGCCTCGGGATCGCCCGACAAAATCGCCAGATCGAAGGCCTGCAAGGCCGCGACCCGGTCCCAGAGCCCGCCCGAGGCGGCGGGTTTGCGTTCGGTCCAGACCCCGAGCAGCTCGTTCGGCGTCAGCGCCCCGGTCCGGGCCAGCCGCTCGGCGGCCTCTATCCGCGGCTTCCAGCCGGCGGAGCTACGCATGTCGGCGCGGGCGAAGGCGACGGGCAGGGTAGTGGTCGAGAGCGGCTCGCCGATCGCCTCGCGCATCCGGAAGATCAGCGGCGAGGGCCGGGTCGGCAGCGGCAGCGCGTCGCTCTCCTCGGCCAGAGCCGGGTCGAGGAAGCGGGCCAGAAGCACGTCTTCCTCGGGCTTGACGAAGCCGAGCGCGAGGCCGGTTTCCAGTGTCAGGGCGGCCGCGTTCCAGTCGCCGCCGCGCGCCAGACAGAAGATCCGGGCCGGGAAGGTCGGGGCGATGCCGGGATTGGCCCGCATCGCCGAACAGGCGCGGTCCTCCTGTCCGGTCAGCAGCGAGATGTCGAACCAGCGCCGGAACAGCGAGGGCGCCGTCGGGCCTGCGCGTTCGACCAGCGCCTGCGCCTGATCGAGCGCGCCCAGATCGAGCAGCTTGTCGAGCCGCGCCAGCAGAAGCTGCCCGTCGGGGCCGCCGCCGGTCGGCGGGTCCAGCTCGGCCAGCAGCAGCGTGACCAGAAGCGCCTGCACCGCGGGCAGGGTATCGACCCGCTCGGCCCGCACCGCGCGGGCGATGGCCTGGGTCTCGCCCGGCCCCCAGAAGCTGCGCGGCAGGCCGCTGACCTGTGGCGGCAGCAATCCGACCGCATCGAGCAGCGTCGTGCCCAGCGGAACCACCGTGATCGGCTCGGCGCCGGGCACCGGGGTGATGACGGGCGGGGGCTTGCGCGGGCCTGCGGCCGCGACCGAATCCGACAGCCAGTCGATCGCCGAGAGCGGCCGCTCGGCCAGCGCGGGCGCGGCCCATGTCAGGGCGCCCGCGACGAGCGCCGCGATGCGCGCCTCAGTCGACATCGAGGGTGAGGCTTTCGGTCACCGTCTGCTGCGCCGGATCCAGATCGCCCAGATAGGCAAAGCCCACCAGCCCGAGGAACAATAGAATAATGATGATAAACAGTGCCTTGATCAGTCGCACCATGCTGCTCTGCCTCTTTCGGTCTGCTCGCGCGTTTCCCGCTTGGACCCGATTATAACTGGCATTTCTCCGGAGTTCACGCCATTCAGGGACAGAAATCGACAGCAGTGGCGGGAGGTTGCCCAGGTGGGCACAAAGCTGAAGAAGACAGTGGTTCTGGTCGGGCTGATGGGAGCAGGAAAGACGGCGGTCGGCAGTGCCCTGGCGCGGCGGCTCGACGTGCCTTTTCTCGATTCCGACGCCGAGATCGTGAAAGCCGCCAACATGACGATTCCCGAGATCTTCGCCCGCGATGGCGAGGCCTTCTTCCGGGCCCGCGAGGCCGAGGTGATCACGCGGCTTCTGCGCGCCGCACCGGGGGTGTTGTCGACCGGCGGCGGCGCCTTCATGGGGGCTGCGAACCGCGCGGCCATTTCCGATCTGGGGGTCTCGGTCTGGCTCGATGCAGGCCTCGATCTGCTGTGGCAGCGGGTGCGGCACAAGGACACCCGGCCGCTTTTGCGCACCCCGGACCCCTACGGCACGCTGGCGGAGTTTTACCATGAACGCCGCCCCGTCTATGCGCAGGCCGATCTGGCCGTCCGCGCCGATCCGGGCTATTCGGTCGAGGACATGGCCGGGCGCGTGATCGAGGCGCTGAAGACCCGGCCCGATGTGTTGGAGGCGGCGTGAGCGAGACGATCGAAACGGTGCATGTGGCCCTGCCGGGGCGCGAGTATGACATCCGCATCGGCGAGGGGCTTCTGGCCCGGGCCGGGGCCGAGATCGGGCCCTTGCTGCGGCGCCCGCGCGTGGCGATCCTGACCGACGAGACCGTGGCGGGGCTTCATCTCGAGGCGTTCCGCGCCGGGCTCGGGCCTATCGAGGCGCCGGCGCTGGCGCTGCCCGCGGGCGAGGCGACGAAATGCTGGGCCCAGTTCGGTCGCGCCGTCGAATGGCTGATCGAAGAGAAGGTCGAGCGGAGCGATATCGTCGTTGCGCTTGGCGGCGGGGTGATCGGCGATCTGGCGGGCTTTGCCGCCGCCGTGCTGCGCCGGGGCGTGCGTTTCATGCAGGTGCCGACGACGCTTCTGGCCCAGGTCGACAGCTCGGTCGGGGGAAAGACCGGCATCAACTCGGCCCGCGGCAAGAACCTGATCGGCGCCTTTCACCAGCCCTCGCTGGTCCTGGCCGATACCGGCGTTCTGGGCACGCTGGCGCCGCGCGATTTCCTCGCTGGCTATGGCGAGGTGGTGAAATACGGGCTTCTGGGCGATGCGGAATTCTTCGACTGGCTCGAGGCCCAGGGCCCGGCGCTGGCGGCGGGCGATGTCGCGGCCCGGATCGCGGCGGTGAAACGCTCCTGCGAGGCGAAGGCACGGATCGTCGAACGCGACGAGACCGAGCAGGGCGACCGCGCGCTGCTGAACCTCGGCCACACCTTCGGCCATGCGCTGGAGGCCGCGACCGGCTATTCCGACCGGCTTCTGCATGGCGAGGGCGTCGCCATCGGCTGTGCGCTGGCCTTCGAGCTGTCGGCCCGGATGGGGCTTTGTTCGCAGGAGGATCCGAGCCGGGTGCGTGCCCATCTCGACGCGATGGGGATGAAGAAGGATCTGGCCGACATTCCGGGCGATCTGCCCGATGCGGACGGGCTGATCGCGCTGATGGCGCAGGACAAGAAGGTGCTGGACGGAAAGCTGCGCTTCGTCCTGGCCCGCGGGATCGGCGCGGCCTTCGTCGCGACCGAGGTCGATGCAGGAGAGCTTCGCGGCCTTCTCGACGACGCGCTGGCCGGTCTCGGGGGCGGGCGCTGAGGCCCTTCGCCGACGTCTGAGAACCGGGGCGCGGCGCGGGCGTTCAGCCCCCGCGCCGCGCCATGAAGGCGAGCCGTTCGAACAGCTGCACATCCTGCTCGTTCTTCAGCAGCGCGCCATGCAGCTTCGGCAGCGCCGAGCGGCCGTCCTTGCGCAGATCCTCGGGCCTCATGTCCTCGGCCAGCAAGAGCTTGAGCCAGTCGAGCACCTCAGAGGTCGAGGGCCGTTTCTTCAGCCCGTCGGTCTCGCGGATCTCGTAGAAGCGGGTCAGGGCGACATGCAGGAGCTCCTGCTTTATCCCCGGGTGATGGACCTCGACGATCTTCTTCATCGTGTCGAGATCGGGGAAACGGATATAGTGGAAGAAACAGCGGCGCAGGAATGCGTCGGGCAATTCCTTTTCGTTATTCGACGTAATTATGACAACCGGACGTTCCAGCGCTTTCACGGTTTCGCCTGTCTCGTAGACATGAAACTCCATCCGGTCGAGTTCCTGCAAAAGATCGTTCGGAAATTCTATGTCCGCCTTGTCGATTTCGTCGATCAGCAGCACGACACGACCGGAGGCTGCAAAGGCCTGCCAGAGCTTGCCGCGGCGGATGTAGTTGCCGACGTCATGCACGCGTTCGTCGCCAAGCTGGCTGTCGCGCAGCCGACTCACCGCATCGTATTCGTACAGGCCCTGCTGGGCGCGGGTCGTGGACTTGATGTGCCACTCGATCAACGGCATGCTCAGGGATTGTGCAACCTGCCTTGCCAGCTCTGTCTTGCCGGTGCCCGGCTCTCCTTTCACCAGCAACGGACGTTCGAGCGTGACTGCGGCATTCACGGCGACAGAGAGGTCGTCTGCGGCGACATAGGCGTCGGTAGAGCCGAATTTCATCGCAATTCCGCCTTTCAATACATTGAAATCGGGGGCGACCATAGCGCCCCTTCACAAAGCTTCAAGCGGCATGTAAGGGACCACAAACCTCGTGACACGATACGGCGATTGGTCTAAACGCGAGCCCAGATGCGCCGGGGGAGAATGATGATGAAACAGGTTTCGCCCGGCCCGGTAGAAGGAGCAGGGATGAAAGCCGAAGTTTTCTTGCCCGACGATTACCGTCCCGCAGAGGACGAGCCGTTCATGAACGAGCGTCAGCTCGAATATTTCCGCCGCAAACTCATTGCCTGGAAGAATGATCTTCTGAACGAAAGCCGGGAGACGCTCGAAGGTCTTCAGGATTCGAGCCGGAACATTCCCGACATCGCCGACCGTGCCAGCGAAGAGACCGACCGCTCGCTGGAATTGCGGACCCGGGACCGGCAGCGCAAGCTGGTGGCAAAGATCGACGCGGCGCTCAGGCGGATCGAAGAGGGCGAATACGGCTATTGCGAGGAGACCGGCGAGCCGATCTCTCTCAAGCGGCTCGACGCCCGTCCGATCGCGAC is part of the Rhodovulum sp. MB263 genome and encodes:
- a CDS encoding DUF882 domain-containing protein; the protein is MTTPRNCFTRRGVLAAFAATAAVAAPTYSNAFGLMRGAGDVRRLRMYSGRTGESIDTVYWIDGEYVGEAVKEINHFMRDWRSGSVIPMDLRNLDILAAAHGLMDVREPYMLLSGYRTAQTNAMLRAHSSGVAKKSLHMQGQAADVRLKSRSVDQIARAAGACHSGGVGRYSRSNFVHMDCGPVRSWGR
- a CDS encoding acyl carrier protein; the encoded protein is MSDSVKDKVIEIIAEQAVLEPSDVKMDSTLEDLGIDSLGLVESIFAIEEAFDIQVPFNANEPTESEFDISSVEAIVKAVEGLVAEKQA
- a CDS encoding murein L,D-transpeptidase, whose translation is MTAFKQAVAAAAAQDDAISAFYRDRDYAPFWTSAEAEARRRALVTVLQDASAQGLPAARYDVERLVETFRDARTQRGIGRAEVAAMRMYLDYAHDASRGVLTPGAVLSEIKRKLDRPAPATLIARLAAAPSPLAYLRGLSPQSPEYARLMREKIRLERLIAEGGWGPEIGAVGKIEPGQSGPRVIALRNRLIAMGYLPRIATQTYDATLQKAVQAFQFDHGLNADGIVGPSTLEELDVPPERRLRSVLVAMERERWLGNARGDRHVLVNIADFHASIVDHGETVFETRSVVGRNARDYRTPEFSDMMNHMVVNPTWNVPRSIAVREYLPQFQNNPNAAGHLMLVDGAGRVVTRAAVDFSKYTASNFPFDLKQPPSNGNALGRVKFMFPNRYNIYLHDTPSKSLFNRETRAFSHGCIRLNDPFDFAYALLAGQTDDPKGLFESKLRSGRETRVNLDPPLPVHLIYRTAMGNPKGRMQYRRDVYGRDGAIFDALQAAGVALPEVQG
- a CDS encoding invasion associated locus B family protein, which produces MTAIAAPALAQEAPAQPEGNAAPAQVESTPAGDLQMGQEEAPQAPKAFVKDTFKDWRVICVEIEERESCNMQQLMRDSDDNAVAQISVAPMPPAAAPRVAAVEIATPLETLLSEDLRIQIDSAQAKRYRFSFCTPQACVVRFALSAEDLAAFKGGKGATVSIVPLAAPDQRADIKMSLSGFTAAFDDALSTMSGN
- the lpxD gene encoding UDP-3-O-(3-hydroxymyristoyl)glucosamine N-acyltransferase, with product MSFTIQEIATALGAPAEGALDFKVTGAAEPMAARADQLALAMDPKYADGLTEGAAQAAVLWSGADWRAMGLKAAIFAPRPRLAMAGLTRMMDPGPEIGPGIHPTAIVDPSAMIGPGAAIGPYAVIGARARIGANARIAAHAVVAEDVRIGDDVLLMYGVRICARVTIGDRFIAQPGATVGGDGFSFVTPEKSAVEAVRETLGDTGSARQQRYTRIHSLGSVTIGDDVELGANSTIDRGTIRDTSIGSGTKIDNLVQIGHNCQVGEDCLMCGLVGVAGSARIGNRVVLAGQVGVNDNIFVGDDVIAGGATKIFSNAPAGRVLLGYPAMRMETHIESYKGLRRLPRLFAQVAELQKAVSKLADRD
- a CDS encoding beta-ketoacyl synthase; protein product: MKRVVITGQGTINALGHSVAETLAAFREGRCGIGELDLRDIERLSIRIGGQVRGYDPEAHFNRQQIALYDRFTQFTLLAAQQAVGQSGLTFDGELSEEAGVVLGTSGGGMNTLDENYRSVYEEGKNRVHPFVVPKLMNNAAASHVSMAYNLKGPSFTVATACASSNHAMGQAFQMIRSGLSRVMVTGGSESMLCFGGIKAWEGLRVMSKDACRPFSANRNGMVQGEGAAVFVFEDYDHAKARGAEILAEVIGFAMTSDASDIVMPSRQGAARAISGALRDARLAPGDVGYINAHGTGTAANDKTECAAVADVFGADADRLMMSSTKSMHGHLIGGTGAVELLACIMALREGVIPPTVSYQEPDPECALDVVPNVAREAQVSAVLSNAFAFGGLNAVLALRKV